One Malus sylvestris chromosome 14, drMalSylv7.2, whole genome shotgun sequence DNA segment encodes these proteins:
- the LOC126598494 gene encoding probable protein kinase At2g41970 yields MSCCGGAEEENFGPPANQYTAPPRGGNTYGGGGGGGNDRGEPRGSNTVKSGAPQKALPIEIPSMSLDELNRLTGNFGPKALIGEGSYGRVFHAKLSNGKAAAIKKMDTGTSQEPDSDFSVQLSTVSRLKHEHFVELMGYCLEANNRILIYEFATMGSLHDILHGRKGVQGAEPGPVLSWNQRIKIAYGAAKGLEYLHEKVQPSIVHRDVRSSNVLLFDDHVAKIADFNLSNQSSDTAARLHSTRVLGTFGYHAPEYAMTGQITQKSDVYSFGVVLLELLTGRKPVDHTMPKGQQSLVTWATPRLSEDKVKQCVDPKLNNDYPPKAIAKLAAVAALCVQYEADFRPNMTIVVKALQPLLNAKPAGPETNA; encoded by the exons ATGAGCTGCTGCGGGGGTGCGGAGGAGGAAAACTTCGGCCCACCTGCTAATCAATACACCGCCCCGCCCAGAGGTGGGAATACatatggaggaggaggaggaggag GCAATGACAGAGGAGAGCCAAGGGGTTCCAATACGGTTAAAAGCGGAGCTCCACAGAAGGCCTTACCGATTGAAATACCATCTATGTCTTTGGATGAACTAAATAGGTTAACGGGTAACTTTGGTCCGAAGGCTTTGATAGGAGAAGGTTCTTATGGCCGGGTTTTCCATGCAAAACTGAGTAATGGTAAGGCTGCTGCTATAAAGAAAATGGACACGGGTACATCTCAAGAGCCGGACTCTGACTTTTCAGTACAA TTATCAACAGTGTCAAGACTCAAGCATGAGCATTTTGTGGAGTTGATGGGGTATTGCTTGGAGGCAAATAACCGAATTTTGATATATGAGTTTGCAACCATGGGATCTTTACATGACATATTGCATG GAAGAAAAGGAGTACAAGGGGCTGAACCAGGTCCAGTTCTTAGTTGGAATCAGAGAATTAAAATTGCCTATGGTGCAGCCAAAGGTCTCGAGTATCTCCATGAAAAGGTTCAACCTTCAATTGTTCACCGTGACGTGAGATCCAGCAATGTCCTGCTCTTTGATGACCATGTTGCCAAAATTGCGGACTTCAATTTGTCAAATCAGTCATCGGACACGGCCGCGCGACTGCATTCGACTAGAGTGTTGGGAACGTTTGGCTATCATGCTCCTGA GTATGCGATGACAGGGCAAATTACTCAGAAAAGTGATGTTTACAGTTTTGGAGTTGTTTTACTAGAGCTTTTGACAGGAAGAAAGCCCGTAGACCATACAATGCCAAAGGGGCAACAAAGTCTTGTTACTTGG GCAACTCCAAGACTGAGTGAGGATAAAGTGAAGCAGTGTGTTGATCCCAAGCTAAACAATGACTACCCACCAAAGGCAATTGCTAAG TTGGCAGCAGTAGCAGCACTTTGTGTTCAATATGAAGCTGACTTCAGGCCAAACATGACGATCGTTGTGAAGGCTCTACAGCCACTGCTAAACGCAAAACCTGCAGGCCCAGAGACAAATGCTTAG
- the LOC126598497 gene encoding E3 ubiquitin-protein ligase SINAT2-like, translating into MAIAKSEAGSNSMLSKTTPGLGGKHGLYSTNGVHELLECPVCTNLMYPPIHQCPNGHTLCSDCKIRVHNCCPTCRYELGDIRCLALEKVAESLELPCRYQSLGCHDIFPYYSKLKHEQHCRFRLYNCPYAGSECSVTGDIPTLVGHLKEDHKVDMHDGCTFNHRYVKANPNEVENATWMLTVFNCFGRQFCLHFEAFQLGMAPVYMAFLRFMGDDIEAKKFSYSLEVGANGRKLIWQGIPRSIRDSHGKVRDSQDGLIIQRNLALYFSGGDRQELKLRITGRIWKEE; encoded by the exons ATGGCAATCGCTAAGTCGGAGGCAGGTAGCAATAGTATGCTAAGTAAGACTACCCCTGGTTTGGGTGGAAAGCATGGTCTGTATTCAACAAATGGTGTGCATGAGTTACTTGAGTGCCCTGTCTGCACGAATTTGATGTACCCTCCTATTCATCAG TGTCCTAATGGCCACACGCTATGTTCAGACTGCAAGATAAGGGTGCACAATTGTTGCCCCACTTGTCGCTATGAGCTTGGAGATATAAGGTGTTTGGCTTTGGAGAAAGTTGCTGAATCGTTGGAACTTCCATGCCGATACCAGAGTTTAGGCTGTCATGATATTTTTCCGTACTACAGCAAGCTCAAACATGAGCAACACTGTCGATTTCGTCTATACAACTGCCCTTATGCTGGATCTGAGTGCTCTGTTACAGGTGATATCCCCACTCTCGTTGGGCATCTTAAGGAGGATCACAAGGTTGACATGCATGATGGGTGCACCTTCAACCATAGATATGTTAAAGCAAACCCAAATGAAGTTGAAAATGCAACTTGGATGCTTACt GTCTTCAATTGTTTCGGAAGACAGTTCTGTTTGCACTTTGAGGCCTTCCAATTAGGAATGGCTCCGGTCTACATGGCTTTTTTACGATTCATGGGTGATGATATTGAAGCTAAGAAGTTCAGCTATAGTTTGGAAGTTGGTGCAAATGGCCGTAAGCTAATATGGCAGGGGATCCCTAGGAGTATTCGTGACAGTCATGGAAAAGTTCGGGACAGCCAGGATGGACTCATTATTCAGAGGAACCTGGCTCTCTATTTCTCAGGCGGGGATAGGCAAGAACTAAAGTTGAGGATTACTGGCCGTATATGGAAAGAAGAATGA